The following DNA comes from Enterocloster bolteae.
GTCAGCATTTCCGGTTCATATTCCGCGTAGGTGAGGGATGCTTTATATTCCTGCATGAGAGCCGGGGACCAGAGAGCGCCGAACTGGGGGAGGAAGAGCCCCTGCTTTTTTGTGTAGCAGGTCCGGGCCGTGGCTTTTGTGCGCGCATCCCTGTCCACGTATTCGCCTACGCTTTTATGAATGGCCGTGTCTTCCAGGGGCAGGTAGTAATAGTCCTTATAGTTGGAATAAAAGTACTTGAGCTCTCCCTGGTAGAGGGCAATATTGCATACAAGAGTATCCCGGTTCAGCTCCAGGCTCACCGGGGCGCTGTCGTATGCCAGGGGCACCGGGATGGCGCAGCGGCTTTTCCAGGTAAGGCTGAGAAAGGGGCAGGCATTTCCTGCCATGTCGTCATAGGTGAAAAGCTGCTGGGATTCCAGTGAAAAAGGGGCTTCCATCATATCCGCATAGCTCAGGATGGGCAGTATGGAGGGCATGCCCTTTAAGTCGTCCTCATTGTGGAGAATCAGCAGGTCGTACAGGAAGGATTCATGGGTCATCAGGTATTCACGGTAAACCTCTATGAGCTGCCCTCCATTGTATTTGTCTTCCCGGGCAAGGCCCAGGAACTGTTCTATGGATTTCTGCTTCATGTTCTCAAGGCCCAGCAGCTTGCGGTAGGGCTTTATTTTTTTGTAGATATCCACGCTTTTTATGCGGTCAAAATTATAGGGCAGATCCAGCCGGCGGCAGCATTTTAGGAGATAGGGGATATCAAAGCCGTCTCCGTTAAAATGTACCAGTATCTTAAAGCGTTCCATGAAGGTGAAGAAGGCTGTCAGAAGCTCCCTTTCGGATTCGCGCGAGTCGGCAAACCACTGTATGAGCTTCCAGCCAAAGCCGTCGTGATATGTGCAGCCGATCAGATACAGCTGGGATGTGTCGCCGGAAAAGCCAGTGGTTTCTATATCGAAAAAAAGCAGGTCCTTAAGGGGGCCGATGCGGTCCAGAGGATATGTGTCAGGTAAATCAACAGGATGTTTAATGGTTATCATGTGTAGTCACTCCTTTTTAGAGGGAACCGGATATGAGCTGCGGTCAGTTCCGGATATCCCCTATGGGTTAGTGTATACTAAAAAATCCAGGAACGCAAGTGTCTGATGCCCGGAGTTTGGTCCAAAACAGAATATTTGTTCGGCAGACTTGCATTGAATTCATGGGTATGATATGATGAAGGGCAGGACATTAGAGAGAGAAAGAACAGGAAGAATACATGATTTCTTACGTAAAAGGGCCTCTCATGGCCATTGAGGAAGACGTTATCGTGGTGGAGGCAGGCCATGTGGGCCTGGCCATCCACGTACCTGTCTCCCTGCTCCCGGAGCTTCCGGGAATGGGGAAAGAGGTGACGGTTTATACATATTTTCAGGTAAGGGAGGATGCCATGACGCTCTATGGCTTCCTGCACAGCCAGGACAGGGACATGTTCAGGCAGCTGCTGGGAGTAAACGGCATCGGACCAAAGGGAGCATTGGGAATTCTCTCCGTGCTCCGTCCCGACGACCTGCGCCTTGCCATTGTCAGCGAGGATGTGAAGGCTCTGGCAAAAGCGCCGGGCATTGGCAACAAGACGGCGCAGCGCCTGATTCTGGATTTGAAGGACAAGATATCCATGGACGATGTGCTGGGGAACATGGCCGGCGGGGCCGGCATGGGTGCCGCGGATACAGGCGCATCCGTGGCAGGCCTGGTGGAAGCGGCCAAGGAGGCGGTCCAGGCACTGGTAGCTCTTGGCTACACCAACACAGAGGCATCCAGGGCAGTGAAGCAGGTGGAGGTTACGGACGGAATGACTTCGGAGGATGTGCTGAAGGCGTCCCTGAAGCATTTGTCCTTCCTGTAGGGATTCTGGCAAACGTCAAATTGGGATATGCAGAGGTGTAAATGGAACGCAGGATTATAACAACAGAAGTGACGGCGGAAGACGAGCGCATAGAGACCACGCTCCGACCCCAATGTCTCAGGGATTATGTGGGGCAGGAGAAGATTAAATCCACCCTGAACATCTATATAGAAGCAGCCAAGACCAGGGGGGAGCCCCTGGACCATGTGCTGTTTTACGGCCCGCCGGGTCTGGGCAAAACCACGCTGGCCGGCATCATTGCCAATGAGATGGGAACCAATATGAAGGTCACCAGCGGCCCGGCCATTGAAAAGCCCGGGGAGATGGCGGCCATTTTGAATAACCTCCAGGAGGGGGATGTGCTTTTTGTGGACGAGATACACCGTCTGAACCGTCAGGTGGAGGAGGTGCTGTACCCGGCCATGGAGGATTTTGCCATTGACATCATGCTGGGAAAGGATTCCACTGCCAGGTCCATACGTCTGGACCTGCCCCATTTCACATTGGTGGGAGCCACCACCAGGGCAGGACTTCTCACCGCGCCCCTAAGGGACCGGTTTGGTGTGATCCAGCGGCTGGAATTCTATACGCCGGAGGAACTGAAAATCATTATCCTCCACTCCGCCAGGGTCCTGGGCGTTGAAATCGAAGCAGGGGGAGCCATGGAGCTGGCCAGACGTTCCAGGGGAACCCCAAGGCTGGCCAACCGGCTGTTAAAGCGGGTCAGGGATTTTGCCCAGGTCAAATATGACGGCGTTATTACCCGGGAGGTAACTGATTTTGCCCTGGACATCATGGATGTAGACAAGCTGGGACTGGACCAGAACGACAGGAATATCCTGCTGATGATTATAGAAAAGTTCTCCGGCGGCCCCGTGGGATTAGATACTCTGGCAGCGGCCCTGGGAGAAGACTCAGGAACCCTGGAGGAGGTATACGAACCATACCTCCTTATGAACGGTCTAATCAACCGCACCCCAAGGGGCCGCATGGCCACCGAGACAGCCTGCCGCCACCTGGGGCTAGAAATGCAGAAACCGCCTTGTTAAGAAGGCTGGGGGTGTGGTATAATGTCCACGTAGGCAATGAGCAGTGCGAAAAAAGGCATGGGCAGATTGCCGTTGTGCCGGCACATAAGGAAATCTGCCCATGTCTTTTTTCATAGGGCGAAGCCCGTGAGTGAGATGGAGCGCAGCGGAATCGAACGCGCACAGCGGACCAGGCAGACGCATCAGCGGACCAGGCAGACGCCCTCTGGAATCAGCCGCGCACTAAGAAACCGGCAGACGCACCGCGTACCAGCCGGCGCATCAGCAGGCCCGCGGAAACCAGCCACACAAATCATCAGGCCACAAACCAGCAAAGCAGGAAAGCAGGGGAGCAGAATGGATACAAAAAATTACACCCAAGTTTTAATAGACGGAAAAGTATACACACTGGGCGGCAGCGAGGATGAGAGCTATCTCCAGAAAGCTGCCAGCTACGTAAACGAGAAAAACAGCGCCATGAGGAAGGTACCGGGATTCACTAAACAGAGCGCGGATTACCAGATGGTCATGACGGAGTTAAATATAGCAGACGATTATTTCAAAGCCGTGGAATGGGGCGAGGGAATGGAGCGTCAGAAGAACGATATGGAGAAGGAGACCTACAGCTTAAAGCATGAGCTGGTCAGCACACAGATGAAGCTGGAGGCAGTGCTTAAGGACTTGGAGGAGCGCCAGAGGGAACTGGATCGTCTGAACCGCCGGACCGCCCAGCTGGAAGGCGAATTAAAGGAGGCCAGG
Coding sequences within:
- a CDS encoding exonuclease — its product is MITIKHPVDLPDTYPLDRIGPLKDLLFFDIETTGFSGDTSQLYLIGCTYHDGFGWKLIQWFADSRESERELLTAFFTFMERFKILVHFNGDGFDIPYLLKCCRRLDLPYNFDRIKSVDIYKKIKPYRKLLGLENMKQKSIEQFLGLAREDKYNGGQLIEVYREYLMTHESFLYDLLILHNEDDLKGMPSILPILSYADMMEAPFSLESQQLFTYDDMAGNACPFLSLTWKSRCAIPVPLAYDSAPVSLELNRDTLVCNIALYQGELKYFYSNYKDYYYLPLEDTAIHKSVGEYVDRDARTKATARTCYTKKQGLFLPQFGALWSPALMQEYKASLTYAEYEPEMLTPDSMADAYARQILSYVSQAKEL
- the ruvA gene encoding Holliday junction branch migration protein RuvA, which gives rise to MISYVKGPLMAIEEDVIVVEAGHVGLAIHVPVSLLPELPGMGKEVTVYTYFQVREDAMTLYGFLHSQDRDMFRQLLGVNGIGPKGALGILSVLRPDDLRLAIVSEDVKALAKAPGIGNKTAQRLILDLKDKISMDDVLGNMAGGAGMGAADTGASVAGLVEAAKEAVQALVALGYTNTEASRAVKQVEVTDGMTSEDVLKASLKHLSFL
- the ruvB gene encoding Holliday junction branch migration DNA helicase RuvB, encoding MERRIITTEVTAEDERIETTLRPQCLRDYVGQEKIKSTLNIYIEAAKTRGEPLDHVLFYGPPGLGKTTLAGIIANEMGTNMKVTSGPAIEKPGEMAAILNNLQEGDVLFVDEIHRLNRQVEEVLYPAMEDFAIDIMLGKDSTARSIRLDLPHFTLVGATTRAGLLTAPLRDRFGVIQRLEFYTPEELKIIILHSARVLGVEIEAGGAMELARRSRGTPRLANRLLKRVRDFAQVKYDGVITREVTDFALDIMDVDKLGLDQNDRNILLMIIEKFSGGPVGLDTLAAALGEDSGTLEEVYEPYLLMNGLINRTPRGRMATETACRHLGLEMQKPPC